A window of Desulfovibrio desulfuricans DSM 642 contains these coding sequences:
- a CDS encoding HD domain-containing protein: MIERQSALTLLAEQKTPPSLLQHALASEAIMRALAQHFGENEELWGLTGLLHDLDYPATAENAARHGLDTAEMLAGQLPDEALTAIRAHNAEMNGAAGPASRFDYALRCGETVTGLISAAALMRPTGMEGMEVKSIKKKMKDKAFAASVCRDNIRQCAEAGLELDAFLALSIEAMRVHAAELGLSK, translated from the coding sequence ATGATAGAACGTCAATCGGCCCTCACCCTGCTGGCCGAGCAAAAAACACCGCCTTCCCTGTTGCAGCATGCCCTGGCCTCCGAGGCCATAATGCGTGCCCTTGCCCAACATTTTGGCGAAAATGAAGAACTCTGGGGCCTCACTGGCCTTTTGCACGACCTCGACTATCCCGCCACGGCGGAAAACGCCGCGCGGCATGGGCTGGATACCGCAGAAATGCTGGCTGGCCAGTTGCCGGACGAAGCCCTCACGGCCATTCGTGCCCATAATGCGGAAATGAACGGCGCGGCTGGCCCCGCCTCGCGCTTTGATTACGCCCTGCGCTGCGGCGAAACCGTCACCGGGCTTATCTCTGCCGCTGCGCTCATGCGCCCCACGGGCATGGAAGGCATGGAAGTTAAAAGCATAAAGAAAAAGATGAAGGATAAAGCCTTTGCGGCCAGCGTGTGCCGCGACAACATACGCCAGTGCGCCGAGGCCGGGCTTGAGCTTGATGCTTTTCTGGCTCTGTCCATCGAAGCCATGCGCGTCCATGCGGCGGAACTTGGTTTAAGCAAATAG
- a CDS encoding ATP-dependent 6-phosphofructokinase — protein sequence MQECSLQTEIRTLGPCKLDSVLPYRTWADNKTVQIVVDEELSEEVNAPFSVCLEAAGPRKKLYFDTTRAKCAIVTCGGLCPGINDVIRAIVMEAFHAYNVPSILGIAYGLEGFIPKYGHVPFELTPSSVADIHRFGGTMLGSSRGPQSAEEIVDNLERSNVNALFVIGGDGTMKAALAISSEVQARGLKISVIGIPKTIDNDINFIPQSFGFETAAFKATEAIECAHTEACGVPNGIGLVKLMGRESGFIAARAALALKEVNFVLIPEAPFALEGEGGLLPALEERLRSRGHAVIVAAEGAGQHLMENHAAKDVSGNPVLGDVADLLRKNISTYLGARGIEHSLKYIDPSYIIRSIPANANDKVYCGFLGQYAVHAAMAGRTDMVVGKIQDRYVHLPLELVTRKRRKLNIYSDLWRAVLESTGQGMLKGMLPPA from the coding sequence ATGCAAGAATGTTCGCTGCAAACGGAAATCCGCACACTTGGCCCCTGCAAGCTTGATTCTGTGCTGCCCTACCGCACATGGGCAGACAACAAGACCGTGCAGATTGTTGTGGATGAAGAACTGTCGGAAGAAGTGAACGCGCCCTTCAGCGTATGCCTTGAGGCCGCTGGCCCGCGCAAAAAACTCTATTTTGACACCACTCGCGCCAAGTGCGCCATCGTGACCTGCGGCGGGCTCTGCCCCGGCATCAACGATGTCATTCGCGCCATTGTGATGGAGGCCTTCCACGCCTACAACGTGCCCTCCATTCTGGGCATCGCCTATGGGCTTGAGGGTTTTATTCCCAAGTACGGGCATGTTCCCTTTGAGCTTACGCCTTCAAGCGTGGCGGACATTCACCGTTTTGGCGGCACCATGCTTGGTTCCTCACGCGGGCCGCAGTCTGCTGAAGAAATTGTGGATAACCTTGAACGCAGCAACGTCAACGCTCTCTTTGTCATTGGCGGCGACGGCACCATGAAGGCCGCTCTTGCCATCAGCAGCGAGGTGCAGGCGCGCGGGCTCAAGATATCCGTCATCGGCATCCCCAAAACCATTGATAACGACATTAACTTCATTCCCCAGTCGTTCGGCTTTGAGACTGCCGCCTTCAAGGCCACGGAGGCCATTGAATGCGCCCATACAGAGGCCTGCGGCGTGCCCAACGGCATTGGGCTGGTCAAGCTCATGGGGCGCGAATCGGGCTTTATCGCCGCGCGCGCGGCTCTGGCCCTCAAAGAAGTGAACTTTGTGCTGATTCCAGAAGCTCCCTTTGCCCTTGAGGGCGAGGGCGGGCTGTTGCCCGCGCTGGAAGAGCGCCTGCGCTCGCGCGGGCATGCCGTGATTGTGGCAGCCGAGGGCGCGGGCCAGCACCTTATGGAAAATCACGCCGCCAAGGATGTTTCGGGCAACCCCGTGCTTGGCGATGTGGCTGACCTGCTGCGCAAGAATATCAGCACCTATCTGGGCGCGCGCGGCATTGAGCATTCGCTGAAATACATTGACCCGAGCTATATCATCCGCTCTATCCCGGCCAACGCCAACGACAAGGTCTATTGCGGATTTTTGGGCCAGTACGCCGTACATGCCGCCATGGCCGGGCGCACAGACATGGTGGTGGGCAAGATTCAGGACCGTTACGTGCATCTGCCGCTGGAGCTTGTGACCCGCAAGCGCCGCAAGCTGAACATCTATTCTGACCTGTGGCGGGCTGTGCTTGAATCCACTGGTCAGGGCATGCTGAAGGGCATGCTGCCCCCGGCGTAA